CGTGCGGGCTGCCTCACCCTTTGTATTGGGTTTATAATGTTGTTCTTTGTGATCCTGGGTTGTCTCACCCTTGTATGGTTATGAATGGATATGACATGTGTTCCCCGTCCCCTCGCCCCCTTCCCCCACCTATTGGTTCATTCATAACATGCATAGGTATTGGTCTTCCTTTTCGGGCTTGTTTTTCCACGCTGGTCACGTTGGTCCTTTTTATGGATCCCCTTCGTCTTTGAGTCTTTCTGGCTGTTTGCCGTGTTTGGGATTAGTCCGCCAAGTTTCTGAAGTTGGGGGTTGATATCGTTTTGATGGTTGTCGTTGCTGGTGGTTGGTGGGTCGTGTGACCGAGCGGTTTTCTGGGTGATTGGTAAGAAGTTGGGCGTAGCGTTTTTCACTGGTCATGGTTTTTTTGGTGACGGTGCTTATCACAGGCCTGGTTCGGTTTGGGTTGGGATTGTTAGGCTGGAGGGTGGTGATGATGGGGTTGGTTGTGGTGGTCTCCGACATTAATACAATGACGCCGGGTCTCTGCTCTCATCTTGTTTTGTTTATACTAATAAAAATCTTCTATTGGTTAAGGGTGTCCTGTCCCTTAATAATTGGGGTGGTAGCTCGTAGTGCCGTATTTCTAATAATCGCAATGGTAACTTACATCAAGTCTGTGTTGCGTTCATCTCGCATACTGAAATGAAGTTGGTTAGGCAGTTGTTCAGAGTGACTTATTTTTCGCTTCTTTTCTATTCACTTACCTTCCTTGACTATGAGGTTCTTGTTCGCAGGGAACGTGTTTCAAGGTGTAGGAGATTCCTTCCATTGGAGGCCGCCCTTCGTGGACGGCATTCCGCCATTTCTTTCTACGTCCTTGTGGCGTAAGTGCACCTTGCTCTTTTTTGGCGGTCCAGAAGACTCATTTGTTCTTGGAAGCTGTGGCCTGTGAGGCATGTAGAAAAAAGAGAAGATGAAGTTTGTGTTCAGCAGTCCGTTCGCCGCCAGCACTCTTTTCCTTATCGATGCATTTACTAGGTTGTGTTTGTGTACTGTTTAATTAAAATAAGTGCATTTGACCAATTGAGTCAAATGCCgcaaaaaaaaaaggtaatttTTAGATTCTTTCCCAAATTTATTTTGTATTCAAACCGAGACTTCCACAATTTTGCTCACTCATAATTGGGAAGCAAATAAAAGTGAATTACACGGAACCAAGACTTGTAAAGTGTGAATTGCAATACAAATGGAGCCAAAATTGAGGGAAAATCCTTTCCATATAAAACTTACGAGGTGTTACACACAAACAGTAGCATCATATAAAACTATATCAAATCGTAAGGTGTGAACAATAAACAGTCTTCCTCCTTTCAAGTACTCCTATATTGGATACACAAGTTCTacataaacaagcttacaattACAACCCATTTGGTTATTTTGGTAGTTTAACTTACAACGGGAGGAAAACAATGATTGGAGCTATTCACACTAATAATACACATGCATTGGACATGAATAGGCAAAGAAACGGAATCCCGACGGGATTCCCGAGTTGAAAGCTAAACTTGTAACCCTGGATGGCCAACATCTTACAAAGCTAAATCCTGCTGAATGAGTTAAAAGTGGTTATTCTTTTGGCCGCGCAAGCCACAAGGAACTCAGAGCACGAAGCCTGGAAAAATAATCGTTTATAGCAAGAAGGGCACGAGCAGACTGCCTTGTTGTCAGTATGCGGTGCATCTGTTGTAGCGTTTGCTGGCGCAGGCTATCAGCCTGCCATTCGAAACAATTTGTGCAAGCATGTTATATGACATATGCCTACTTGTGTTTAATAACAAACTGTTAGAAATCTTCAAGGACGAAGAAGATATGTTTGTAGAAAAAAAAGCAGAAATAAAGGTTGTTCAACATTGCATTTGTTCTATAACTTCATAACAGAGATAAACTCTAGAGACTTTTAAATCAAGACTATTTGAACTTTTCTATTCCATCTATATATTGCTGTAACAAACTACATTAGAAAGAACGATGACTCAGTGACTTGCCTAGTAAAATTACCAAACCTGAATAACATGACCCGAAATCCGAATTAGACTTGCAACAAAATAACACAAACATTACCTGAAAGAAAACTGTCCCGAGCCTACCCCTACCGCGCCCCAATTTTAATGGATCTGACTATCTGAGTCATCTGACATTAACCCAAAGCGACACCACCTGACCCCACGAAATGCCCTGAAATGACTAATTTGATATGATCTCTAAGTTGAGCAGCATATCAAATGGAAGCCAGCAGAGGAGGCAGACAAAGGAGAAAAAGGGCACCTTTATATGCAAGGGAAAGTGAACGAAGACACCTATGTAATTAAATGCACAACATGCATATCCACTTGCTTGTTAAGAGGTGAAAAGCTGATAGGGTTGGTTACATGCCGGCCTACTAGAGCAGGAAGCAACGAATGGTTGAAGAGAGTCCCTTTCAGCCTTTCGTCGGGTTCTCAAAAACTTTAGTTGTGTTGGGAGGATGTTttccatattttttatttttttgtgtggTACTGTTGGGCTGATGGCACAAAATATGGACAattttttattccttatttctgTTTAAAAACTAAATTTCGTTTAATGTAGCCACTCGTCAACTAGGAACAATAAATGAGAAAATTGTCAAAAAAATACTTTtctgaaatattttttttttaaaatttgcaatcccctatttactaaagaTTAAGAAAGGCACCAAATTTTCCCTCCTAAAACACTACTACTCCGTACATAGAATCGGGCCTAACTTTTGTAGTTTATCATATAATTATGTTGGGCTAGAATGAGTCTATTCATTCAATTAGAGtgaaaaaaatattaaatttaaaagtTCATAATCTGCGCATATTTGTCGTGCATAAGATATTTCTAGGCTTTTTTAAGACAAAAAAATTGACTTTTAATGCTAAGAAGGATGGCTAAAAATTATgcgaaattttataaaataatacGAGTATCATTAACATTATGGCACTACTTtgttctcttaattaatttttcttttaaactttttttctcaaatcacaGGATGAGAAATGTACAAAATTAATGAACTGTCATTCTGTCAATTTTAAATCTATAAataaaaacacacacaaaaagaGAAAAATTCTATATCTCTACCGTGCATGCATTGCACGAAGTTTATACTAGATTGTCAATTACATGACTTAATGGGCAAACTTAAATGGACAAACTTAGTTCTTTCCTTTTCTTCACTTCTCTTTCCTTTTTGGTAGTGCTTTATTAACCCTAGCCCCGATGCTTCCACCTTATACTCCATTCTTATCAACACCACCCACCAAACACCGCCTTCCTTTGACCTCCTCCAATTACCACCAACCATCATAATTTCTGACCGCCAAACACCTCCGTCATTCAACCTCCTCAGTCCAACACCAAGCATGACTGAAACCCTGGTTAAACCAGGACTCGAACATCCAGCGTCGTAAACAGCACAAGATTTGCTTAACCCCAGGCCACCAGAATGTCTAGACCACTGTGCACCATTCTCCTTAACCCAGACTACCGTGCACCACCAAGGCCTCCTCAACTACACCGCTTCTTTTGCCTCCTCCAGTTCGTAGTGGTGGGATTGGTTTTTGGGTTCGTTATCGTCAATGGTGGTGGGTGAGTGATGATCTAGGTGGCCAGTAGGGTGATGATAAGTGGTTCTGGTGGTGAGCGGTAGTCCAGTGGTCAGGGTTAGTGACTAGagtgcggtggtggtggtgggactTGTGGTGGTTGTGGGCCTGGGGTCCGGTGGCAGTGGTGGTTGTGAGTCAATTGCTGGGTGGTCGTGGCTAGTGCACATGCAATGAGGTTGGAGAAGCTAAGAGGGTAGGCTGGTTAGGGAGGAGAATGGGGCGAGGAGGATGGGTATTTTGGTTTATGCAACACTTTGGTTAAAAGGTTGAAGAAATGGAATGGGAGGGAAAAAAACGAAGGGAGCATAATTTTACTAGGAAATAATGTGGCAGTATagtaaataatataattcataatCTACCCCAAATGTTGTTATATACTCCCTCCCTTCAAGTCCAAACCGAACCTTTTTGTGACAGGGATTTGAATTTATAGGGTGTTTGGCAGAGGCGGTTCTAGGATCTGATGGAAGGGGGTGCGTAAAATTTTTTAACAATGAAAATATCAAGTTATATGAAAAAAAATATTGTTTAGTTGGACAAAATGTATGATGTATAACATTAAATAAAAATTGTTCAATACAAGGATAGAACCTATGACCTCTAACTAAGAAATAGTCTTAATAACCACTAAACCCACATAACTAATATGTTCCTTTACTAAAGAATATTGTAATTATTTTTCGGGAAAGGGGGTGCAGATGAACCCCCTGCACCCCCGCCAAAAACGCCACTGGTGTTTGGATTAGAAGAGAGGAAGTATACTCCCTTAATTTTTCCAATTTAGCCCCCAATATTATACCCCCACGCATAAAATGGCAAATGGGGCTAAATGATAAGAATGGAGGAAGTATCAGAGCAAGAACTCAACAATTGAAAGAACTTTAGTTACCTGGCGAATAAAACCTTCAAGAGTACCAAGTTTACCCATTGCCATAGCCATTTGACCCATATAGTTTGCCACGTTTCCTGACGATCCCGACGAACCAAGTGAGCCACTGGACAAGGTCTCAGCTAGTGACTGTTGGAGTGCCTCCATTCCCTGGGACAACGCGTCTTCAGCCTGCTGTGACGATTCCTGCAAGTTCTGAATGGCTGCTAGTTGTTGCTCTGTGAGAGGCTCCAATTGGTGTGACAGAAGCTGCAGAGTAAAGCTTCATTTAGAAGCATGGAAAACATAAAATCAAACCAATGGAAGACAAATCATGGTTTCATCAACTGTACAACACCAATCATTCCAGATTATAGATCACAATGAAGAACTACATAATGATACAAAGCAAGTCTCACGACAATGGTTTGGTAACTTTTCTGTATGAAGTGATAAAGGAGAAAACGCATTAGCAGGTATTGAGGATAAAATGGTTTGGTCATGTGAGAGAGAAATCAGCCACCAAATAGAAGGCTTGAATAATGGGGAAGTGACTAAATTGTGAAGGTTAGGGGAAAACCCGAGAATATAAAGATAAGGTGATTAttaattactccctctgtcccggtcatttgttgtccttttccatattggggtgtctcaatcatttgttgtcctttctattttaagaatgaacttgatgagcaatttgatcattcacactcaatttgttccacttgtcatttagtaattggttcctttctttttccttgatctttgtgccaaaaccaaaggacaacaattgaccggaacggagggagtacatcATAGGTAGGTCTTCAGCATTGAAGAAAACATGGCACTGGAGACGACGGAGGGAAAGAAACAGGCGGATGATGGAACTTGGCTTTTTATATGTTCTATTCGTATTAATTTTCCTCTAAATCTCCTCCTACTTGTTATTCTTCGCTGGATTATTTTTCACCCTGACGTTTGGAATATTTCCACTTAGGTTATTATTGAGGTTTAACAAACTTGAGTTTACCTTTCCATAATACACCTTCAATTATTAAAGGAAAAAAAAGCAAAGAAAAGTTCGAGACAAAGGTGTATCATGAAATGAAGTTCGATAAAACCCTAACCACATATCTGTAATATTAAAATACAAAGGTGGATGCAAATCTCTCGACTCTGGAAAAGTCCTCACCTTCAGAAGCTCAGATGAACGGAAGCCACCTAGCCAAAGGAAACACCTCTCAGCAGGTGATTTCCACATACCAGATAGAAGATGAAAGACGTCATTCTTTGCAGCATTGCCTTTAAGCCTGAAAATATCTTCGTAATGTGTTATGACTCCATCAACGACGACACGAAGTTCAGTGTCACCAGCATGAGCATTAACAGCTGCTCTTAACTCATTAATTTGACGATTATGCTCTTCCAGCCAGCGAGAGTATTCTACATCAAAAGCCATAGCGCCTGCGTAAAGTAGAATTGATGATATCAGTCATTCGTCATTCTCTATTTTTTCTCTTCGGCCAAGTAGTCCTCTAACACAACACAAAATTAATACACAAGATCTTCTAATTTCCCTATCACCCTCAAAGTCCTCAAAATCTGGGAAAAAATAATCGAATATGGAAATCAAAAGCATAATATGAAACATTCAGCAGTCACAGGTAACAAGCAAATTTAAACATCTCTTACACACTGATCACAAATATTTTGCACAGATAAAACACATCcgatcaagataaaaattataaTGAAATATATGTGTATACTATGATTCATAGCTCAATATTGAGTTGAAAGGCTGCCTACTGAATTTTCTCACTCATCCTGGACTCCTATATTAACTCTTTCTACAACACAGAATTAATACACAAGATTCAGTTGAAATAAGTGGTGTGTAAATTCTCCCAAGTAGAACAAGCACAACCAAGAGCTGTCACCATCTCCCTGTAAGAATATCCAACCAATTAAAAAAATGCTTGGGAGACATGCCTTTGAGATTTCAAATGATCCTAGCAAAGATAATAATCTAAAAGTAGAAGCATGAGTTCCAACACTGAACAAACATGATAAATTAAGGGACAAAAGCTCCATTCGGCTAGTGAAGCTGTTGCATTGAGCATGTCGAAGCTGAGATTACCATTTCCACCAGTTGAATGAGTCTGATCTCCAGTGCTTGAAACGAAAATTCCCTAAACAAAAACGAAATCAAACATATGGAGCTGCTCTGTGTTAATAAAGAAAAAACGTTGACAACCGGTTTGAATAGCATGATGCAAGAAACGTCCGATCAGACCTGTTGTCGTGCTCGCTGAAGCTCTTGCTCTAGTTGAGTCAGTTTCAGTCTGCTGCTCTCCAGCTGTTGTACATAAGCCTATAACCACCAAAACATAATGGTTTAATCAATGTTAAAGGGTGAGAACAGAATGTGAAAACCAGGAGCATGAAAGATCaaacaacttttttttaaaaatgaaAGAAACTAACAGCATTATTTGGAGGgcaaggatacatgtggatttgtAGTATTTGACGTTATTTGAGATATTTAatgttcttatttattttttaaaaaattatttgttcttttcggATTTATTACAACTTTTTACTaacaactttcttatatattaatacaaagttcacttttaaggtattttcggacccttaaggccctgttcttttggacttaaagtcacttaatttaagttcacttcagatcctataagttcagttcagttcagatcctataagtgcAGTatagttcagatcttataagttcagttcagatcctataatttcagtttagttcagatcctataagttcagttcagatcctatatgtcacttaatttaagttcacttcagatcctataagttcagttcggttcaaatcctataagttcagttcagatcctataagcaggtcagtttcagtccaaaagaacagggcctaagttttacttcggttttcaaaatcgttttaatctttactctcgatttaaattctaagtttttataaaaaaaaaaaatcggatttcgattttaaaacctataagtttacctgacttttgtattatgtttcactcctcttttgtttttcactttttcttttctattttttcgcattgaggtgtgcgttcacccatggacggtccaaaggatgattcatgttagctgaccccaaattattttgggattaaggctctaatGTTGTTGTAAAGAAACTAACAGCAGTACACTAATCTCAGCATTGTAACAAGTTAATGCTGGCATCTTCAGTTGCGTGCAAGAAGAGATGTCACATCAAAAGAATGACTGAAGATACTTGTATATAAGCTTAGTACCTAATCCTCCAATCACAAATTAGTTTTTGGATGGATCCTCTTTGGGGTTACAAACGGCCCAACATTCTTCTGCTGTTGGATGGAGTTTAATGTTTGGCTGGGAGAGCTTTCTAAAGGTTTTGTGAATATGTGAGAATTTACACAACTTGCATGTAAATGCAAAGGCATACATGAGCCAAGAAGAAGCTTGAGATGCTTGTAAATAACACGGCTTAATGGCAGTTGGTATGGGTGTACAGCTACCAAGCTAGGGGTGATTCTTAAAAATTTTCATCTGTATGTGAGAAAATATGTCCCATATCGACACATTGGAGCATAAACTAATGCTACTGGCTATTCCTAGTATTGTCAGTTAGTTTTAATTTTAAGATGATTCCTCAATATGCTTGTATGATTTGAGCCTAGCACATCAGTATACCATTTGTTAACAATTCAGACCAtagtttctttcttttcttcaccttttgtttccttttccttttttttccacACCCTGTTTGAGATCCATGTTAGCCGACAGGCTACAACAATTCATTTAAGTAATTCTCTGTCGTTGCATGAAGATGGAAACAGAAAATACACAGGCATAGTGGCACAAGCAAAAAATAACATAGATTCATTACTTTCTTCCTTAGCCGGCTTTTCCTTGCAGCTTCACGGTTCTGGGCAAGCCTACGAAGACTCTGCAAATGAGAATTACAAGATTATATTAAGAATTAGGAAAACTGACACCCGTTTGAATGAGAAACAGGACCCAGCAGCTAGTTTCAACTTTCAAACCTTCTGATCTCTTGTCTCCTTTGATCTCTCACTTGAATCCGAAGCAACTTGGCCAACCAGTTGACctctttcaaactgcaatttccaAGCTTGATTAGGTACCACATGACATGAAACTATACAACAAATCTTCAATGGTaataaatccaaaaccaaaatataattatatttctcatattaaacTTGAAGTTAGTATCGAATATCAAGtatacaacaacatcagagccttaatcccaaaatgatttggggtcggctgacatgaatcatcctttcgaaccgtccatgggtgaacgcacgcctcaaaatgcgaataaaaaagggaagatgaaaaacaaaaagggagaacgaaaatgtaatgtaaagtcaaggtgaacttaggggttttaaaatcgaattccgtctttcttttataaaaacttaaaatataaATCGggagaaaagattaaaacaatttttaaaaaccgaaatagagttaaggatccggaatgaaccaggtaaaatctataagaaagtggttgttgaaaaagtgtgtaataaaggagagaaaaataaataaattaattactttaaattaaataaataaataaataaaacactaaatctgtcaaaaaaaacatcaaatactaaaaatccacatgtatcctttccctccattgtgccctctccgtcaccatactctcctcaagccccaaaactctcatatcgtgctctatcactctcaaccatgtatgtctcggtcttcctcagcctctagggaccttttctgttctccaagtctccgacCTCCTAATCAaaagtgcgtccataggtctccttctcacatggccaaaccatcttagtcggttttccatcatcttgtcctctattggcgccacttttaccttttccctaatcacctcattccttaaccgatctttccttgtatgtccgcacatccacctcaacatgcgcatctccgccacactcatcttttgaatgtgacaatgtttcacgcccAACACTCGGGAGTCGTAAAGTAGGGCGAGCCTAATTGTCgggcgataaaattttccctttaatctttggggcatatctttatcgcatagaaaccctgaagcactcttccatttcaaccatcccgctttaattctgtgagccacatctccgtctaactccccatctttttgaataatagatcctagatatctgaagaactccgaaccctcaacaacattcccatcgaaaataatactccccgcctctgtcgatctcaaccccgccaccttagtgaattgacacctcaaatactcggtcttactcccgctcggctgaacccacgagtctctaaagtctcgcctccacaattccaactttctctccaccccctcttttgtctcatcaatcaacacaatatcatcagcaaacatcatacaccaagggatgtcgtcctgaatatcccttgtcaactcatcgaATATCAAGTATCAAcgaataaaatataaataattaatatAGCAGTTTCAACAAACTTTGAACGCCTGACACATTCAACAATGGACAACTGAAGAGAATAAGATGAGgttaaatattactccctccatcccgtTTTTATTGTCCCCTTTCCCGTCAAATTTATACCAAATTGATTGTCTCATTTCTAAATTTAGTATGAAGACAGAGTGAACATCCACATATGCCCTTAGTTAATTAACTACTACTCCCTCAATCTCACTCACATCCTTTTCACTTTCTTCAAGTCAAGAGGTAAAGTTGTTAATTTATCAATTTTCCTTACAGAAGacccaaaatagaaagtaggACAACCAAAattggaatggagggagtatcaaaCAAAGAAACGGAGTCTACCTGATTATTTCTCTCATCTGTGTCGGCATCACTTGAGATATCAGTCATTGGACTGCCATCTGCCATGTTGGAATCTCCCTAATTCTCCGAATGACCACTAGACACTGAAGCCAATTCTACTGGTGAATATTCTGAGATGGAAAAATTTGGGGCTCTACTAGCAGAAGGAATTATATCAGATACACCCACTTGATGCTTTCAAAAGGAGGATCGCCAACAACTGTTGAAACAACGAATTATACCTACAAAATCATAAATGCATAAATACACGGACAATAGTGTCAGATGAGCTTGCACACATAAATATGCACAAATGTTTAATATCACCGATTTGCTTGTGTCCGTGTTCTGTACTAAAAAATATAACAAATGTCATCTCAGAGCTCAGTTATAGAGAGAATCTGAAAGGGATCAAAAGAAACAACGTGGCCAATTGACATTAGATCGGAGGATCAGCAGCCCAACATGGTCAATGAATAAAGTTGGACATAAGTAGACATTAAATGACGACCATGAACAGTGTATAAAATCCCAACCCATCAAACAACACCAAATCTTTTAATGgcgaatgaaaacaaaagaaagaaaaagagagaagTTAATGACAGAAACAACATTACCCAAGTGTATTACAGGTTCACACGGGGGCTAAGAGTTAAAGGAGGTCAAAAGTACGCAGCATAACATGTGTCCTCGGGAAATGTATATGTAGTTTCTGATCGTGAAACACTCACGCATTACACATAGTAGCATGTGTAAATTGATAATAACCCCAGAAAAGAGCAATTCGCCAACATTCAGCAAGTAGCCTTGTAAATTACTACCTTTGTTCCATAATAATAACTCATTCTCACATTTCGACACATTCACTTCTCACTCTAATGTCCTTCAAAATATATGAGCAAGTACTCTTAGATGTATATCCTTATGAAGTGTTTTCCATAACGAATTTAATTGTGCAAATTCTGTGAATTTTCTcaaaatattattttataaaatcAGAAGTCAAAGGCCTACTCGGAAAAAACAAAAACTGTGCATAATGTGAATAGAGGGAGTAGTACGATCAAATATGTTCAGCTATGAAGATTCATTGCATCGAACTGTAGATGGTAAATACCTCTCAGTTTGATTATGAGACAATAAATGAACATATTATCTATTAGCATGTACTTTTATCCGACACAATGAAATTGCATCTATCATATTGAAAGATTACAACATCACAAAAACAATATCGAGTAAACCAGTACTAGAGTTAAGCAAGATAAAGCAAGCATGCGAAGCCAAAGGATAACCTCTAGACATCAACGTTTCTTTAACACCAGATACTGTAGTTTTCTACTAAGTATATATCACATTCTCACGACAACATAAAATTAAATCCGTAAACACTTGGATCAACTTATCAAAGGTTAATTTAGCTCAAAGTCCAGAGGTCTGATTAGCGCCTCATACAACACCATTACTCTCAAAAATTAGACCAATCTTAGAAAACCCTGATGCCGATATCAAGCCGATGAAAACCCTCAAAAATCTCAGTTTTGACTCAGTAACAATATTAGGAGCCCAATACCAGTAACAAAAAGGGggtaaattatgaaatttttgaTAATCAATGCACAAACAATGTGTAATAAAATGAGCAAATCAAAGAATACCCAGAAACTTAATTTGAGTGACAAGTGAAGATAACAACAATTGGTTCAAAAAGAAATACAAGTATTGGAGGTAGTGAGCGAACCTCATAAGCTTAGATTAGCCAGAAATATAGAAGCAGAAGAAAGGGAGTTGGCCAATAATGTCGGACTACAGTACTTCTGTCTTCTCGTGTTTTGACTTCGATGCACAAA
The Silene latifolia isolate original U9 population chromosome 11, ASM4854445v1, whole genome shotgun sequence genome window above contains:
- the LOC141611762 gene encoding transcription factor TGAL1-like encodes the protein MADGSPMTDISSDADTDERNNQFERGQLVGQVASDSSERSKETRDQKSLRRLAQNREAARKSRLRKKAYVQQLESSRLKLTQLEQELQRARQQGIFVSSTGDQTHSTGGNGAMAFDVEYSRWLEEHNRQINELRAAVNAHAGDTELRVVVDGVITHYEDIFRLKGNAAKNDVFHLLSGMWKSPAERCFLWLGGFRSSELLKLLSHQLEPLTEQQLAAIQNLQESSQQAEDALSQGMEALQQSLAETLSSGSLGSSGSSGNVANYMGQMAMAMGKLGTLEGFIRQADSLRQQTLQQMHRILTTRQSARALLAINDYFSRLRALSSLWLARPKE